GCATCCGCCTCTCGGCCTTCTCTGTCATCATGCTCTCGCTGGTGGTGCTGGGTGCCTGGGTGCTCGTGCCCACGCTTGGGACCTTCATCGATCAACGTCAGAAGATCGCGGCCCTCGAAGCGTCGGTGAAGGTGAGCGAAGACCAGATCGCCTCCCTCGTCGCCGAACGTGAGCGCTGGAACGACCCCGTGTACATCACGACGCAGGCCCGCGAGCGCCTCTACTACGTCAAGCCCGGAGAGGTCGTGTATCTGATCGACAACGACCTCGATCCCGCGGCCCTTCCGCGGGAGCAGGAGCCCGTGAGCGACACGATCGTCGAGAAGCCGACGGACTGGATGCCGCAGTTGCTGCGCACCATCGTCTCGACCGGCCTCAGCGATACGGCCGCCGTCGCTCCCTGACCGTCCCGTCGAGCAACTTCCCCGGCGGCTCCCCTACGCTGGTGAGGTGACCACGCCGCCGTTCCCTGCCCCCACGCCCGCCGAGCTCGCCGTCGTATCGGCCCAGCTCGGTCGTTCCGCCCGAGGTGTGGTGGGCATCGCGGCCCGTTGCGCGTGCGGCAACCCGACGGTGGTCGCCACCACACCGCGTCTGCCGGACGGTACGCCGTTCCCGACGTTCTACTACCTGACCCACCCCGCGGCGACGGCGGCGATGTCGACGCTCGAGGCGACCCAGGTGATGCCGGAGCTCGCGGCGCTTCTCGTCGACGACGAGGCAGTGGCGTCGGCGTATCTCGCAGCCCACGAGGCCTACCTCGCTGACCGGAGGCAGTTCGGCGAGGTCTCCGAGATCGACGGCATCTCCGCCGGGGGAATGCCCACGCGCGTCAAATGCCTGCATGCTCTGGCCGGGCATGCCCTGGCCGCAGGCCCGGGAGTCAACCCGATCGGCGACGCCGCACTCGCTCGATCCTCCTGGTCGCCTTCGGTCTGCCGCTGTGAAGACCCCGGCGCCGCCCTGCGCGATGAGGCGGCTTCCTCGGTATGACCGCACGCCGGACGCTGCGCAGCGCTGCCGCCATCGTGGTGGTGGCGGCGACGGTGCTGCTCCTCGGCGTCGCACCGACTCCGGCCCCGATCCCCGACGACCCTGCCGACCCGGTGCGGGCTTCGGAGTACTGGCTCGACGGGGCGCGGATCCGTGAGGCCTGGCAGACCACTCGTGGCAAGGGCGTCACCATCGCGGTGATCGACACCGGCATCGGCAAGGTGCCCTCGGTCTTCGGCGACGCTGTGGTGGGTGGCACCGATGTCTCGGGGTCAGGCACTCCGGACGGGCGCACGCCCCTGGGCGCCGTCGATGGCAATCACGGTTCCTGGGTGGCTTCGCTGGCTGCCGGTCGCGGTGCGCCCGACGGCACCGGCATGATCGGCGTGGCGCCGGAAGCCAACCTGCTCTCGATCTCGGTGGGGTTCAGCGCGGCCGCCGCCGTTCCGTTCACCGAGCAGGTGGCGAAGGGCATGCGCTGGGCCGTCGACAACGGTGCCGACATCATCAACCTCTCGTTCACGACGAACACGCTCGATTGGGACAAGAGCTGGGACGACGCGTTCCTGTATGCCTTCGAGCATGACGTGGTGGTCGTGGTCGCCGCCGGCAATAGGGGGAGTGGGACGAACATCATCGGCGCCCCGGCGACCATTCCCGGTGTGCTCACGGTCGGTGGCGTCGACCAGACCGGCATGGCGAGCATCGAGGCGTCGACCCAGGGCATCACGATCGGGATCTCCGCGCCCAGCGAGGGGCTCATCGGCGTCTCCGCAGATGGCACGGTCGTGCCGTGGCGCGGAACCAGTGGTGCGGCGCCCATCGTCGCGGGAGTCGCAGCGCTGATCCGCTCGGCGCACCCCGACATCAAGGCGATCGATGTCATCAACCGCATCATCAAGACCGCGATCCCCGTCCCTGATGCAGTCAAACCCCAGGATCCCCTCTACGGATACGGACTGGTGGATGCCGCAGCGGCGATCTCCGCGAACCTCCCTGCGGTGAGCGAGAACCCCATGGGAGACCTCGCCGAGTGGATCCGCGTGTTCCGTCGCGCGGAGACGGAGCCGCAGCCGGTTCCGACGGTGACACCCGTCGCCGTCCCGCCTCTCCCCGCGCCCGATGCGCCCACCGAAGCCGGTTCACCGTTGCTTCCCAGCGCGGATTCATTGCGCTACGGTACCCTGCCGCTCATTGCGCTCACGGTCCCTGGTATCCTGGTAGCGCTTGGCGTCACCGCAGCTGCCCGGCGCATCCGATCGGCGCGCATTTCCGTACGCCACACCCCCGACTCCGAGGAGTAGTTCTTCTGTGCCTCAGAACAGCACTGTGCCCAAGATCCTGATCGTCGGCGGAGGGTACGCGGGTTTCTACACCGCGTGGAAGCTCGAGAAGCACCTGCGCAAGGGTGAGGCCGACGTCACCATGGTCGACCCGCTGCCGTACATGACGTACCAGCCGTTCCTCCCCGAGGTCGCCGCCGGCTCGATCGAAGCCAGGCACTCGGTGGTCGCGCACCGCCGTCACCTCAAGCGCACCAACGTCCTCACCGCCAAGGTGACGAACATCAACCACGCACAGAAGGTCGCGACGATCACGCCGCCCGTCGGCGAGCCGTACGAGTTCGCGTACGACCAGATCGTCGTCACGGCCGGTGCCGTCTCGCGCACCTTCCCGATCCCCGGGATCGCCGACAACGCGATCGGGCTGAAGACGATCGAAGAGGCCGTCGCGATCCGCGACAAGGTCATGTCGAACTTCGACAAGGCCGCCTCGCTTCCCGCCGGTCCCGAGCGCGACCGTCTGCTGACCGTCGTCGTCGTCGGTGGTGGCTTCGCGGGTATCGAGGTGTTCGCCGAGCTGCGTTCCCTGGCGTCCGCGCTGGTGGGCAAGTACCCGCAGATCAGCTTCGAAGACACCCACTTCCACCTCATCGAGGCGATGGGCCGCATCATGCCCGAGGTCTCGCTGCAGACCAGCGAGTGGGTGCTCAAGGACCTCGCCAAGCGCGGCGCCAACGTGCACCTCGACACGCAGCTGACGAGCGCGGTCGACGGCAACGTCGAGCTCTCCACCGGCGAGGTCATCCCGACCGACGTCATCGTGTGGACCGCAGGTGTCATGGCCAACCCGACCGTCGTGCGCGGCGGCGACCTGCCCGTCGAGGAGCGCGGTCGCATCCAGACCCGCGCCGACCTGCGCGTCGGAACCCCCGAGGCCTTCGTCGAGGGCGCGTGGGCAGCCGGAGACGTGTCCGCTGTCCCCGACCTCTCGGGCGGTGGCGTCGGCGGCTTCTGCGTGCCGAACGCCCAGCACGCGGTTCGCCAGGCGAAGCTGCTCGCGAAGAACCTCGTCGCCGTGCTGCGTGGGGAGAACCCCAAGGAGTACCTCCACAAGAACCTGGGCGCTGTCGCAGGGCTCGGCTTGTACAACGGTGTCTTCCAGTCCGGCAAGATCGCTCTCAAGGGCTTCGTGGCCTGGGTCGCGCACCGCGGCTACCACGGTCTCGCGATGCCGACGTGGGAGCGCAAGTTCCGCGTCATCTGGGGCTGGTGGAACAACCTGTGGCTCGGCCGCGACCTGGTGAACCTCGAGACCGTGCAGAACCCGCGTTACGTCTTCGAGGAGTTCGCCGCGCGCCCGCGTCCGGCCGCTCCCGCCGCTCCCGTGGCGGACGCTGCTCCGGCGGCATCGGCCGAGGCATCGGAGAAGCCCGCTGCGAAGAAGCCGGCTGCGAAGAAGCCCGCGGTGAAGAAGCCTGCCGCGAAGAAGCCTGTCGCCGAGAAGGCTCCCGAGCCGGCCGAGGCTGCAGCCAAGTAACTGACTCTCGAGTACGACGATCGGCCCTGTGCGCTCTGCGCCGGGGCCGATCGTCGTCTCTGCGGAGCGTCTCCGAGGCGGTGCACAGGTACAGCCGGTATCGTCGCGCAGGCAAGGGGAGTACTCCCGAATGCGGCGACGTCGTCATTACGAGCACGAGATCGTGCTCCGGCCCGCCGGCCCGTGAGGGTGGAGGAGACCTTGGCACCCGCATCGCGGGCTGCCGAGAGACCCTGCCGTCGTCCTGACGTGGTGGATCCTGGGCGGTCCGCACCACGAAAGGGACCACCCATGGGAAAGCTCTCCCGACTGATCGGCATGGCATCCGAGGCGCTCGAGAAGAACGCCGGTTCGGCGCGCAACGGTCACACGGCTGACGGATCACGCGCGCAGGACGGGTCCCGGTCGACGGATTGGGGCGGCATGCTCCGTGGCGCCGTCGACGCCGTTCGCGGGCAGGGAGAGCCGGAGCGGTCGCCGAGCCAGAGCCGTCCGGCGACGGCCGACCCGTACGCACCGCCCGCCGCGCCCAGTGAGCGGCTTCGGTCCACGAGCTCCGCACCGTCTGCCGCCGACCCCTACGCACCGCCGGTGCCCGGAGCCTCTCGGGCCTCGCAGGCCATGACCGATGCGGACCGTGCGGCCATCGCCCGCTACGACTACCTGCTGCAGACGGCGGATCCGCAGCGCGTCGAGCAGATCCACCGCGAGGCGTTCGCGCGCCTGACCCCTGAGCAGCGCTCGCTCGTCGAAGCCCGCATGCGACAGGAGCTCGAGCCGGGCGAGCGTCCGCGGTCGTCGTCGCCGGATGACCTCGCTCGCGCCGCCGGACGTGCCGAGGCCATGAACCCGGGGCGGATGCGCGGTCTGCTGTCGCGCGTGCGCGGTGCGGGTGTCGGCGGTGCTGCGGTCGTCGCTGGTGGCGCGGCGGTCGGACTGCTCGGTGCGGTGGCCGGGGGTGCGGTGCTCAGCACGGTGGCGGGTCCTCTTCTGGAGCAGGCCGCGAACATCGGCGTCGACTTCGGCGCGTTGGCAGAGGGCATCGATGTCGAGTCCCTCGCCGCCGGTATCGACGTCGAGTCCCTCGCCGGGGGTGCGGGCGATCTGATGGGCTCCGCGGGCGAGACGGTGTCGGGGCTGGGAGAGGCGGCGAGCGGCTGGGGCGAGCAGCTCGGCAACCTCGGCATCCCCGGTATCGGCGATATCTTCGGGCGCTGACCGCGGATGGCTCTCACTGCTGCTGCCGATCACGGCTTCACCGGGCTCACCGGATTCGCGGCCGATGTCCTCACCGCGCTGGGAGACATCGGCGTGGGCGTGCTGGTCTTCCTCGAGGTCCTGGTGCCGCCGATCCCGAGCGAGGTGATCCTGCCCTTCGCGGGGTACCTGAGCCAGAGCGGCTCTCTGAACCTGGGGTGGCTGATCCTCTGGAGCACGCTCGCGTCCTGGCTGGGTGCGCTGCTGCTGTACGGGCTCGGCGCGGCCATCGGGATGGATCGCGCGGTGCGGATGCTCGCGGCCACCAAGCTGGTGAGCCGCTCCGATCTCGAACGCGGATCGGAGTGGTTCGTGCGCAGCGGCGGCTGGACCGTGCTGGTGGGACGGATGGTACCCGGCGTGCGCAGCCTGATCTCGATTCCGGCCGGGGCCTCCCGCATGAACCTCGTGACGTTCAGCATCTACACCATCATCGGCAGCGGGCTCTGGAATGCTCTTCTCCTCGGAGTCGGAGCGGCGCTGGGCACGCAGCACGAGAAGCTGGAGCAGTACCTCGGGTACCTCGACTACGCCGTGTACTCGGCCATCGCGATCGCACTGGTCGTCCTGGTCGTGCGTCGCATTCGCGAGGCGGCAGGCGAGCGGAAGACGGTCGCGCCGGCGGAGGACTGAGCGAGGATGTGCCCCCGCTGGGACTCGAACCCAGACTGAAGCGATTTTAAGTCGCCTGCCTCTGCCATTGGGCTACGGGGGCCTCCTCGCCAGCCTATCTGCGTGCCCGGATGCGACGCGGTGCCTTCGGGGGTGATCCGCAGTCCGGGGAGGCCTTAGTGTGGGGGAGTGCTCGACCTCATCGACGAACTGAGCCCCGCCCACGGCGCGCCTGCGGTCGCCCCCGAATGGGAGGACCCGGCCCGCTACTGGCCGCGCCTGTCCGCCGCGACGGGGCATCTTCCCGCGCCGGTGGCGGTGATCGACAGGGAGGCGCTCCGCTACAACGCGATGGACCTTCTGGTGCGGGCGGGCGGGCTGCCGATCCGGGTCGCCTCGAAATCGGTACGGGTACGGTCCGTGCTCGATGCCGTGCTGAAGCTCCCGGGGTTCCGCGGCATCCTCGCCTTCACGCTCGAGGAGGCGCTGTGGCTCGCCGAGACCCATGACGACATCATGCTCGGGTATCCCACGGTCGATCGCGCGGGTCTGGCACGGCTCTTCGCCGACGAGCAGGCTGCTCAGCGCATCACCCTGATGATCGACGACCTCGTGCACCTCGACCTGATCGACAGCGTCGCAGGACCCGGTTCGCGTCCGGAGATCCGTGTCGCGATCGACGTCGATGCCTCCTGGCGCTCCTCGCTCCTCGGCCACATCGGCGTGCGCCGTTCGGCGCTGTTCAACGCGGGAGAGGTCGCCGCCTTCGCTCGCAAGGTCGTCGCCCGCCCGGGATTCCGGCTCGTCGGACTGCAGATGTACGACGCGCAGATCGCGGGACAGGGGGACGATGCCGGCCCCGATGCCCCGCTGATCCGGATGGTGCAGTCGCGCTCACGGAACGAGCTGCGCGAGCGCCGGGCGGCCATCGTCGCCGCGGTCGGAGAGATCACGTCGCTGGAGATCCTCAACGGCGGAGGAACGGGGTCGCTC
The DNA window shown above is from Microbacterium maritypicum and carries:
- a CDS encoding FtsB family cell division protein, which produces MARRPAPPSASPGPQTPRPAGTMKSKKTATPAASSSAPRSSSRSRGEAPRVDVREWASGIRLSAFSVIMLSLVVLGAWVLVPTLGTFIDQRQKIAALEASVKVSEDQIASLVAERERWNDPVYITTQARERLYYVKPGEVVYLIDNDLDPAALPREQEPVSDTIVEKPTDWMPQLLRTIVSTGLSDTAAVAP
- a CDS encoding DUF501 domain-containing protein — its product is MTTPPFPAPTPAELAVVSAQLGRSARGVVGIAARCACGNPTVVATTPRLPDGTPFPTFYYLTHPAATAAMSTLEATQVMPELAALLVDDEAVASAYLAAHEAYLADRRQFGEVSEIDGISAGGMPTRVKCLHALAGHALAAGPGVNPIGDAALARSSWSPSVCRCEDPGAALRDEAASSV
- a CDS encoding S8 family peptidase; its protein translation is MTARRTLRSAAAIVVVAATVLLLGVAPTPAPIPDDPADPVRASEYWLDGARIREAWQTTRGKGVTIAVIDTGIGKVPSVFGDAVVGGTDVSGSGTPDGRTPLGAVDGNHGSWVASLAAGRGAPDGTGMIGVAPEANLLSISVGFSAAAAVPFTEQVAKGMRWAVDNGADIINLSFTTNTLDWDKSWDDAFLYAFEHDVVVVVAAGNRGSGTNIIGAPATIPGVLTVGGVDQTGMASIEASTQGITIGISAPSEGLIGVSADGTVVPWRGTSGAAPIVAGVAALIRSAHPDIKAIDVINRIIKTAIPVPDAVKPQDPLYGYGLVDAAAAISANLPAVSENPMGDLAEWIRVFRRAETEPQPVPTVTPVAVPPLPAPDAPTEAGSPLLPSADSLRYGTLPLIALTVPGILVALGVTAAARRIRSARISVRHTPDSEE
- a CDS encoding NAD(P)/FAD-dependent oxidoreductase, with protein sequence MPKILIVGGGYAGFYTAWKLEKHLRKGEADVTMVDPLPYMTYQPFLPEVAAGSIEARHSVVAHRRHLKRTNVLTAKVTNINHAQKVATITPPVGEPYEFAYDQIVVTAGAVSRTFPIPGIADNAIGLKTIEEAVAIRDKVMSNFDKAASLPAGPERDRLLTVVVVGGGFAGIEVFAELRSLASALVGKYPQISFEDTHFHLIEAMGRIMPEVSLQTSEWVLKDLAKRGANVHLDTQLTSAVDGNVELSTGEVIPTDVIVWTAGVMANPTVVRGGDLPVEERGRIQTRADLRVGTPEAFVEGAWAAGDVSAVPDLSGGGVGGFCVPNAQHAVRQAKLLAKNLVAVLRGENPKEYLHKNLGAVAGLGLYNGVFQSGKIALKGFVAWVAHRGYHGLAMPTWERKFRVIWGWWNNLWLGRDLVNLETVQNPRYVFEEFAARPRPAAPAAPVADAAPAASAEASEKPAAKKPAAKKPAVKKPAAKKPVAEKAPEPAEAAAK
- a CDS encoding cation-transporting ATPase, with translation MGKLSRLIGMASEALEKNAGSARNGHTADGSRAQDGSRSTDWGGMLRGAVDAVRGQGEPERSPSQSRPATADPYAPPAAPSERLRSTSSAPSAADPYAPPVPGASRASQAMTDADRAAIARYDYLLQTADPQRVEQIHREAFARLTPEQRSLVEARMRQELEPGERPRSSSPDDLARAAGRAEAMNPGRMRGLLSRVRGAGVGGAAVVAGGAAVGLLGAVAGGAVLSTVAGPLLEQAANIGVDFGALAEGIDVESLAAGIDVESLAGGAGDLMGSAGETVSGLGEAASGWGEQLGNLGIPGIGDIFGR
- a CDS encoding DedA family protein translates to MALTAAADHGFTGLTGFAADVLTALGDIGVGVLVFLEVLVPPIPSEVILPFAGYLSQSGSLNLGWLILWSTLASWLGALLLYGLGAAIGMDRAVRMLAATKLVSRSDLERGSEWFVRSGGWTVLVGRMVPGVRSLISIPAGASRMNLVTFSIYTIIGSGLWNALLLGVGAALGTQHEKLEQYLGYLDYAVYSAIAIALVVLVVRRIREAAGERKTVAPAED
- a CDS encoding type III PLP-dependent enzyme domain-containing protein, with protein sequence MLDLIDELSPAHGAPAVAPEWEDPARYWPRLSAATGHLPAPVAVIDREALRYNAMDLLVRAGGLPIRVASKSVRVRSVLDAVLKLPGFRGILAFTLEEALWLAETHDDIMLGYPTVDRAGLARLFADEQAAQRITLMIDDLVHLDLIDSVAGPGSRPEIRVAIDVDASWRSSLLGHIGVRRSALFNAGEVAAFARKVVARPGFRLVGLQMYDAQIAGQGDDAGPDAPLIRMVQSRSRNELRERRAAIVAAVGEITSLEILNGGGTGSLEFTGSDESLSEASAGSGLLGGHLFDGYRSFRPAPASAFAFDVVRRPAIDIATVLGGGWIASGPAVASRQPRAVWPQGLHTLAREAAGEVQTPLQGPAATSLGVGDRVWFRHAKSGEPAERIESYHLVSGDEIIDELPTYRGEGKAFL